TTGCCTCCCCCGTGGTGTTTCATAAAGATTGCGACTCTTTGGATATTGTTAACCGTTGGTCGAAACGTTTCATTAGCGCGTAGCCACCTAGCCATTGACACCAACAAATGCGCCGCGCGTGCGGAATGACAGCTCGTCCCTGCGTGGCGTCGCGTCCCAACGTCGGACGGGCGGGGACGCGATTCGATCTGATCAGCCACGGCGTGATGCCAAAACAACACTTCTTTATTGTCTGGCCGATGAGCACGCAAGGTAGCATGGTGCCCGACTTTTCTCCCGTCAAGTCCCGCCTCCGGCGGCGTGCGAGTGGCCGCCCGGCGTGTCCGTCGCGATTCCCGGCTCGCTCATTGGTCGGCTCGGGTGACACCGTCGGGTCCGTGTCGCCCACCGCTCTACGCTCCTCGTCATGGCCTACTGTATGATCCGCTGTGAATTGGTGACATCGCCTGGAAAGACGTGACGCCCCGCCGCCGTCCCGGCCTCCGTCGCTCACCGGCGGCCGCCGCTGCGCGACACCCGGTTTTACGCGCGTTTGAAGGACCCAAGATGCGGCTTACTGGCATTCATTTTGTGTGCAGAGCCTTTCCAAGAGAAGATGGCTGTGTGGCGGCTAACGTGAGGTCGTTTCCACGCCGTGCCACTTAGTCGGCGTCGCCGCGTTTTCACGCCGTTCGTTTTAATCGCGTTTCGTGAAACGTCAACACGCGAAGTGGCTCCATGTTCAGCACAGCCTCGCTTGTCGGGCCTGGCTGTGTGTTGATTCCTGCACCGAGTCTCAAGTAATAGCTTGCTtgcttgctttctttctttctttttattgagtttaaaaataataataaaaaaaatgtatggtgTAAAGACTACAGTGGCTccgtttaaaaaagaaaaaaaaaaaagaaaaaacacccTGTGACCACGGTGGTGCCTTTTTATACTCGAAGACGAGGTTCTCGGTTGTGACCGGACCCTTCCCTTTACGTTAAGCAGCGGTTCGCACAGCGATGGACCCTCCCGGCGGGCGAGACGAGCGACGCCGGCAGGCCGAGCGTCTCCGGAGGGAGGAGGCGTACTATCACTTCATCAACGAGCTGAGCGAGGAGGAGTATCGGCTGATGAGGGACAGTAACCTACTTGGTACTCCTGGTGAGTCCCGACTGgggtaataatgtaataacacTGTACTAAGTGCTCGCACCCGCGATAGGGTTGCCAGTAACACTCTGGACCAGTATTTGGATCctccatcacatttacatttacagcatttatcagacgcccttatccagagcgacttacaatcagtagttacagggacagtcccccccctggagacactcagggttaagtgtcttgctcagggacacgatggtagtaagtgggttttgaacctgggtcttctggttcacaggcgagtgtgttacccactaggccacgacCACCCTAACAGGTGCCTGCCCATGCTTGAGGAATTATTAAGAGGCCAGTGTCAGGGGACCTGTGCCACCTTGATGAAGCATGTCTGATATATTCGGGTGCCTGTCCAGTGAGTGACAAATAGGACATTGTAATCTATCCTGGAGCGAACAGGCAGCCATTGAAGAGACTTCAgaacatttacggcgtttaccagacgcccttatccagagcgacttacaatcagtagtgacagggacagtccccccctggagacagagtcctgctcagggacacgatggtagtaagtggggcttgaacctgggtcttctggctcataggcgagtgtgttacccactaggccactactgccactTGTCACCAAAGCGCTCGCGTGACGCTTGTCTCTAATGCTCAGGCGAGGTGACAGCAGAGGAGCTGCGGCAGCGCCTGGACGGGGCGAAGGAGCAGGTGTCCGCCCAGCGCGCGCCGAGCCGCGCCCTG
The DNA window shown above is from Denticeps clupeoides unplaced genomic scaffold, fDenClu1.1, whole genome shotgun sequence and carries:
- the LOC114777749 gene encoding E3 ubiquitin-protein ligase RNF6-like, whose translation is MDPPGGRDERRRQAERLRREEAYYHFINELSEEEYRLMRDSNLLGTPGEVTAEELRQRLDGAKEQVSAQRAPSRALRAATQERKKAAAGLQRLAPRRPTETRCSSG